From Cetobacterium somerae ATCC BAA-474, the proteins below share one genomic window:
- a CDS encoding nucleoside hydrolase, producing the protein MKKLPIIIDCDPGCDDTIALLLAFASDKLDIKGVTVSAGNVHINNTTENARKLVGAFRPEIKVAKGCEKPLFKTIVTAPEVHGETGLGCVVLPEKGKVIESINAVEFIAQTLRENEEKITIVITGPMTNIAVFLMMYPELKSKIEKFVIMGGSSIGGNVTPSAEFNIYVDAEAADIVFKSGVEIILCPLDVTMKAFVTEKELQEIGEIGGLAAEVAHGAIKNALDFYKEFYQKTEVPMHDPCTIAYLLNPNIFKGQHVFLGTELKGEFTYGETIIDYRDKLGKEKNALVLNEINREEFIKLIKNSVEILK; encoded by the coding sequence ATGAAAAAGTTACCAATAATAATAGATTGTGATCCAGGATGTGACGATACAATAGCTTTACTTTTAGCTTTTGCTAGTGATAAATTAGATATAAAAGGAGTTACAGTTTCAGCAGGAAATGTTCATATAAATAATACAACAGAGAATGCAAGAAAGTTAGTAGGAGCTTTTAGACCAGAGATTAAAGTTGCAAAAGGTTGTGAAAAACCATTATTTAAAACTATAGTTACAGCTCCAGAAGTACATGGTGAAACTGGACTAGGATGTGTAGTTTTACCTGAAAAGGGAAAAGTAATTGAAAGCATAAATGCAGTTGAATTTATTGCTCAAACTTTAAGAGAAAACGAAGAGAAAATAACTATAGTAATAACTGGACCAATGACAAATATAGCTGTATTTTTGATGATGTATCCAGAATTAAAATCAAAGATAGAAAAATTTGTAATAATGGGAGGATCATCAATTGGTGGAAATGTCACTCCTTCAGCAGAATTTAATATTTATGTTGATGCAGAAGCTGCAGATATTGTTTTTAAATCAGGAGTTGAAATTATTTTATGTCCGTTAGATGTAACAATGAAAGCTTTTGTAACTGAAAAAGAATTACAAGAGATAGGAGAAATTGGAGGATTAGCAGCTGAAGTAGCTCATGGAGCAATAAAAAATGCTCTTGATTTCTATAAAGAATTTTACCAAAAAACAGAGGTTCCTATGCATGATCCTTGTACAATTGCATATTTGTTAAATCCAAATATATTTAAAGGGCAACACGTATTTTTAGGAACAGAGTTAAAAGGTGAATTTACTTATGGTGAAACAATAATAGACTATAGAGATAAACTTGGAAAAGAGAAGAATGCATTAGTTTTAAATGAAATTAATAGAGAGGAATTTATAAAACTTATAAAAAATTCTGTAGAAATTTTAAAATAA
- a CDS encoding MFS transporter — protein MFRDSYDKNKFLITVEGMSANMLSLGIQGFALTALALYFKCEPFWISVIATLPLGLQLLQIFLGTYYKLFKTKKRALLFSAAAARIPMCFLFFIVLFDKIDYRLLVGIVFIYSVFSAFVSGIWTSSVGDIIKKEDRGTFFSRRFTLISMSTVVFSYIVSKSLNYTPGKTSILVLTFIIAIAAITTLVLLYFHEIPNFKENQISFSIKKPLKDSNFFNFLMFIAMWNFSIEFTKPYFYYFAVVDLNASYNILGLSSSLTAILSIIAFFIYGKLVERIGYKKLLSFGIAVSSYVVIFYFLMTKETVNSLIMLDAIGTAVGWSAINLSLFSLLLELSSPDRDSYTAAYSLSVGVMGLTGAFLGGHLANFLQGKTILIFGDSYAGLKLMFFISLFLRFYCMLLLTKVRAYQKNLYYPGLYPSIIYLLRNRR, from the coding sequence GATAAAAATAAATTCCTTATAACTGTTGAGGGTATGAGTGCTAATATGCTTTCTCTGGGAATTCAAGGATTTGCTCTTACTGCTCTGGCTCTATACTTTAAATGTGAACCATTTTGGATATCTGTTATCGCAACGTTACCTTTAGGTCTACAACTACTTCAAATCTTTTTAGGAACATATTATAAACTTTTTAAAACAAAAAAAAGAGCCTTACTATTTAGTGCCGCTGCAGCTAGAATTCCAATGTGTTTTTTATTTTTTATCGTACTTTTTGATAAAATAGATTATCGACTCCTCGTTGGAATAGTTTTTATTTATTCAGTCTTTTCGGCTTTTGTAAGCGGAATCTGGACAAGCTCAGTTGGAGATATTATTAAAAAAGAAGATCGTGGAACTTTTTTTTCTAGACGTTTTACTTTAATTTCCATGTCAACTGTAGTTTTTTCATATATAGTTTCAAAATCTTTAAACTACACTCCTGGAAAAACAAGCATTTTAGTATTAACTTTTATAATTGCCATTGCTGCTATCACAACACTAGTTCTACTTTACTTTCATGAAATACCAAATTTTAAAGAAAATCAAATAAGTTTTTCTATAAAAAAACCATTAAAAGACAGTAATTTTTTTAATTTTTTAATGTTTATAGCTATGTGGAATTTTTCTATTGAATTTACAAAACCATATTTTTATTATTTTGCTGTTGTTGATTTAAATGCTTCATATAATATTCTAGGTTTATCTAGCTCTTTAACTGCCATATTATCTATTATTGCATTTTTTATTTATGGAAAATTAGTTGAGAGAATTGGATATAAAAAACTTTTATCTTTCGGAATTGCTGTTTCTAGCTATGTTGTTATCTTTTACTTTTTAATGACTAAAGAAACTGTCAATAGCTTAATTATGTTAGATGCTATTGGAACTGCTGTTGGATGGTCAGCTATAAATCTCTCTTTATTTAGTTTACTTTTAGAGTTATCATCACCTGATAGAGATTCTTATACTGCAGCTTACTCCTTGTCTGTAGGAGTTATGGGCCTAACAGGAGCCTTTTTAGGAGGACACTTAGCCAACTTTTTACAAGGTAAGACTATTTTAATTTTTGGTGATTCTTATGCTGGATTAAAGCTTATGTTTTTTATAAGTTTATTTTTAAGATTTTATTGTATGCTTCTTCTTACAAAAGTTAGAGCCTATCAAAAAAATCTTTACTATCCTGGATTATATCCATCTATTATTTACTTACTTAGAAATAGAAGATAA
- the gltS gene encoding sodium/glutamate symporter, with product MTIELSTIQTIAMAVVVLYIGKFLNHNFKFLKENCIPESVTGGTAFSVITFIGYKTGMFNFIFEDSLRNIFMIAFFTTVGYSASLKLLKKAGMPVFMFLIASVGLAISQNVLGVGLAQILNLNPLIGLATGSMSTTGGPGTAGAFAPILESYGAEGATVVAMATATYALIVGSLISGPLANRLIKKHNLLEKRDGVGMYDSDEEKKTPLDPKHVSTASFQIIMAMGIGSLISNYLSKAGIVLPSYIGAMFAAALIRNISDFTGAYEVHLDIINIIGGFTLTIFLSMTLMSFKLWELQGLALPLVIMLVAQTILIGVFAYFITFRLTGKDYDAVVMTSGHCGCGFGTTPKALANMEALTAKYFPSPKAFFVIPIVGGLFIDFFNAGIITLFMNILH from the coding sequence ATGACAATTGAGTTATCAACAATTCAGACTATAGCAATGGCAGTTGTTGTATTGTATATAGGAAAATTTTTAAATCACAACTTCAAATTTTTAAAGGAAAATTGTATTCCTGAATCAGTTACAGGAGGAACAGCATTTTCTGTAATTACATTTATTGGATATAAAACAGGTATGTTTAATTTTATATTCGAGGACTCTTTAAGAAATATATTTATGATTGCATTTTTTACAACAGTTGGATATTCTGCGAGTTTAAAATTATTAAAGAAGGCAGGGATGCCTGTATTTATGTTTTTAATAGCTTCAGTAGGATTAGCAATATCACAAAATGTTTTAGGAGTAGGGTTAGCACAAATTTTAAATTTAAATCCATTAATAGGATTGGCGACAGGATCGATGTCAACGACTGGAGGACCAGGAACAGCTGGAGCTTTTGCTCCTATATTAGAAAGTTATGGAGCAGAGGGAGCAACAGTAGTTGCAATGGCTACTGCAACGTATGCTTTGATAGTTGGAAGTTTAATATCAGGACCTCTAGCTAATAGATTGATAAAAAAACACAATCTTTTAGAAAAGAGAGATGGAGTTGGAATGTATGATTCAGATGAAGAGAAGAAAACACCATTAGATCCAAAACATGTTTCTACAGCTTCTTTCCAAATAATAATGGCAATGGGAATAGGAAGTTTAATTTCTAACTATTTATCAAAAGCTGGAATAGTTCTTCCATCATATATAGGAGCTATGTTTGCAGCAGCTTTAATCAGAAATATTTCAGATTTTACTGGAGCATATGAGGTTCATTTAGATATTATAAATATAATAGGTGGATTTACATTAACAATATTCCTTTCAATGACTTTAATGAGTTTTAAACTATGGGAATTACAGGGATTAGCATTGCCTTTAGTGATAATGTTAGTTGCGCAGACAATATTAATAGGAGTATTTGCATACTTTATTACATTTAGATTAACAGGAAAGGATTACGATGCAGTTGTTATGACAAGTGGACATTGTGGATGTGGTTTTGGAACAACACCAAAGGCTTTAGCAAATATGGAAGCCTTAACAGCAAAATATTTTCCATCACCAAAAGCGTTCTTTGTTATTCCAATTGTAGGAGGATTATTTATAGATTTCTTTAATGCTGGAATAATAACTTTATTTATGAATATTTTACATTAA